A region from the Variovorax sp. V93 genome encodes:
- a CDS encoding protocatechuate 3,4-dioxygenase — protein MPALWLGARAQPAASRLATPSQTEGPFYPVRLPQDSDGDLLRNGALDYRGGQPAWVDGTVTDLAGKPLRGAQVEIWQCDQNGHYHHPGDGDRADAAFQGFGRVTVGEDGSYRFRTIRPVPYSGRTPHIHVKVKLGTRELLTTQLYVAGDPGNARDFIWRNLPQAAREAVTVPFERGPDGLQARFPIAVAA, from the coding sequence ATGCCCGCGCTCTGGCTGGGCGCCCGCGCGCAGCCGGCGGCCAGCCGGCTCGCCACCCCTTCGCAGACCGAAGGCCCCTTTTATCCCGTGCGCCTGCCGCAGGATTCCGACGGCGATCTGCTGCGCAACGGCGCGCTGGACTACCGCGGCGGCCAGCCGGCCTGGGTCGACGGCACGGTGACCGATCTGGCCGGCAAGCCGCTGCGCGGCGCCCAGGTCGAGATCTGGCAGTGCGATCAGAACGGCCACTACCACCACCCCGGCGACGGCGACCGCGCCGATGCCGCCTTCCAGGGCTTCGGCCGCGTCACGGTCGGTGAAGACGGCAGCTACCGCTTCCGCACCATCCGCCCGGTGCCCTACAGCGGCCGCACGCCGCACATCCATGTCAAGGTGAAGCTCGGCACGCGCGAGCTGCTGACCACGCAGCTCTACGTGGCTGGCGACCCGGGCAATGCGCGCGACTTCATCTGGCGCAATCTTCCGCAGGCCGCGAGGGAGGCCGTCACAGTGCCTTTCGAGCGCGGGCCGGATGGGCTGCAGGCGCGCTTTCCAATTGCCGTTGCGGCCTGA
- a CDS encoding PepSY domain-containing protein: MKKALIFLHKWLGVVLALFFLMWFASGVVLYFVPFPSLAPVERLQAVPPLQLPPGCCLTAEEAARRAGLRFSEARLGMAGADPVWRLLAHGEQGAAAPHWQTLDARSGALRPPLTDSQAAAAAEAFSGRRAQHTERLERDQWTVPQGLDPYRPLVKVALAGEDGLELYVSPDAAEVVRDTRRAERFWNWLGAVPHWIYPTVLRQFPAAWHHVVVWLALPATLLALSGVVLGTWQLFLNRSRWIPYRKFWLRWHHIAGLAAGIFTLTWICSGLLSMNPFGVFSARGATADERVRWAGAPAEARLDPAEALKQASRQGLAARELELLQVAGQPWYRLQSAEGQLLVRAETRDPGRAIAALPAATVQALLAALRPEAGVPALRRIDSYDDLYYARKPADPNTRHTRPLPVWRADWSDGVAAFADPASARILLRSDTSGRWQRVLYHGLHSLDFAPLLARPWLRHALVLGFSLLGIGLCATSCVIAWRALVPSRRGRASAATASAGAFRPQRQLESAPAAHPARARKAL; the protein is encoded by the coding sequence ATGAAGAAGGCCCTCATCTTTCTGCACAAGTGGCTGGGCGTCGTGCTTGCGTTGTTCTTCCTCATGTGGTTTGCGAGCGGGGTTGTCCTGTACTTCGTGCCGTTCCCGAGCCTCGCGCCCGTGGAACGCCTGCAGGCCGTGCCGCCGCTGCAACTGCCGCCAGGGTGCTGCCTGACCGCCGAGGAAGCGGCCCGGCGCGCCGGACTTCGCTTCAGCGAGGCGCGCCTGGGCATGGCGGGTGCGGATCCGGTCTGGCGGTTGCTGGCGCATGGAGAGCAGGGCGCTGCTGCGCCCCATTGGCAAACGCTCGACGCGCGCAGTGGTGCCTTGCGGCCGCCGCTCACGGATTCACAGGCGGCCGCCGCGGCCGAGGCCTTCAGCGGGCGCCGCGCGCAGCACACCGAGCGCCTGGAGCGCGACCAATGGACCGTGCCGCAGGGCCTCGATCCCTATCGGCCGCTGGTGAAGGTCGCATTGGCTGGCGAGGACGGGCTCGAGCTCTATGTTTCGCCGGATGCCGCAGAGGTCGTGCGCGACACGCGCCGCGCCGAGCGCTTCTGGAACTGGCTGGGTGCCGTGCCGCACTGGATCTATCCGACCGTGCTGCGGCAGTTCCCCGCCGCCTGGCACCACGTCGTGGTGTGGCTCGCCCTTCCCGCGACGCTGCTGGCGCTGAGCGGCGTGGTGCTGGGCACCTGGCAGCTCTTCCTGAACCGTTCGCGCTGGATTCCCTACCGCAAGTTCTGGCTGCGCTGGCACCACATCGCCGGGCTGGCGGCAGGCATCTTCACGCTCACGTGGATCTGTTCAGGCCTGTTGTCGATGAATCCGTTCGGCGTGTTTTCCGCGCGCGGGGCCACGGCGGACGAACGCGTGCGCTGGGCCGGTGCGCCGGCCGAGGCGCGGCTCGATCCGGCCGAGGCGCTGAAGCAGGCCAGCCGGCAGGGCCTCGCGGCACGTGAGCTGGAGCTGCTGCAGGTTGCGGGGCAGCCGTGGTATCGGTTGCAATCCGCCGAAGGCCAGCTGCTGGTACGTGCCGAGACGCGCGATCCGGGGCGGGCCATTGCCGCGCTGCCTGCGGCCACCGTCCAGGCCTTGCTGGCCGCGCTGCGTCCGGAGGCCGGCGTTCCCGCGCTGCGCCGCATCGATTCCTACGACGATCTGTACTACGCACGCAAGCCTGCGGACCCGAACACCCGCCACACCCGTCCGCTGCCCGTGTGGCGCGCCGACTGGTCCGATGGCGTGGCGGCCTTCGCAGACCCCGCGTCGGCGCGCATTCTCCTGCGCAGCGACACCTCAGGCCGATGGCAGCGCGTTCTCTACCATGGGCTGCACAGCCTGGACTTCGCGCCGCTTCTCGCGCGCCCGTGGCTCCGGCATGCGCTGGTCCTGGGCTTCTCGCTGCTGGGAATCGGGCTGTGCGCCACGTCTTGCGTGATTGCCTGGCGCGCCCTGGTTCCCTCGCGGCGAGGCCGGGCGTCAGCAGCAACAGCATCGGCGGGCGCCTTCAGGCCGCAACGGCAATTGGAAAGCGCGCCTGCAGCCCATCCGGCCCGCGCTCGAAAGGCACTGTGA
- a CDS encoding TonB-dependent receptor, protein MACIAGLAMHPVASRAQAALPAVEVSAGETAPGSSLGLDLPNATGSRLGLAPRETPASVSSLGSADIAERNLARAQDVAIRFPGVTEAPAPGNGGTSLVARGFAGHNSVAQLVDGTRLVVASGTVTYPFSSWPFESVEVLRGPASVLFGDGAIGAAVNYITNQPRFDRTEREAFFSLGSFGTRQGGIGLRGPINDSLAYSVYVDAGASDGFRRFENYDRQNYALALAARPSSALKLTLSFDGGRNDDARYFGTPLLDGALDSRLRRTNFNVDDSVVKYDDRMWRAKAEYQLGDGIRLRNELYHLASARHWRNTEAYSFNRAGTRVGRGDYIEILHDQEQTGNRFDATFDGTLGGLKNRFVAGLDWYRTSLLHTNNSPYGGVSTVDPFFFASGHFTSPVPTLPGRRSTLETAALFAEDALELAPGWKLVAGLRSDRMRFDNNDLRTGARLSKTYSPVTGRIGAVWTPSDAVSFYGQYGTGTDPLSGALSLPNGGNAFDLTKGRQVEVGAKGSLPAIKGEWTLALYRIEKRNLLSRDASDPRITQQVGRQSSTGIELAMAAEPMPGWTVDANAALLRARYDEFNEVVAGRAVSRAGNIPVGVPERTANLWTAYRFLPQWQLGIGARYVGARQSNAANTARLPAYTVFDVSLAYEFSRSLDFSLAVKNLTDRDYAVSGTGNVRWLLGAPRTVQLTARARF, encoded by the coding sequence CGAACGCAACCTGGCCCGCGCGCAGGATGTCGCCATCCGCTTTCCGGGCGTCACCGAAGCGCCGGCGCCCGGCAACGGCGGCACCAGCCTGGTGGCGCGGGGCTTTGCGGGGCACAACTCCGTGGCCCAACTGGTCGACGGCACGCGGCTGGTGGTTGCGTCCGGCACCGTGACCTATCCGTTCTCCAGCTGGCCCTTCGAGTCGGTCGAGGTGCTCAGGGGGCCGGCCTCGGTGCTCTTTGGCGACGGCGCCATCGGCGCGGCCGTCAACTACATCACCAACCAGCCGCGCTTCGATCGCACGGAGCGCGAAGCCTTCTTCAGCCTGGGCTCCTTCGGGACGCGGCAGGGCGGCATCGGACTGCGCGGGCCGATCAATGACAGCCTGGCCTATTCCGTCTACGTCGATGCGGGCGCGAGCGATGGTTTTCGCCGCTTCGAGAACTACGACCGGCAGAACTACGCGCTCGCGCTTGCGGCGCGTCCGAGTAGCGCGCTCAAGCTGACGCTGTCGTTCGATGGCGGCCGCAATGACGATGCGCGCTACTTCGGCACGCCGCTTCTCGATGGCGCGCTCGACAGCCGGCTGCGGCGCACCAACTTCAACGTGGACGATTCGGTCGTCAAGTACGACGACCGCATGTGGCGTGCCAAGGCCGAATACCAGCTCGGCGACGGCATCCGGCTGCGCAACGAGCTCTACCACCTGGCGTCCGCGCGCCATTGGCGCAACACGGAGGCCTACAGCTTCAACAGGGCCGGCACGCGGGTCGGCCGCGGCGACTACATCGAGATCCTGCACGACCAGGAGCAGACGGGCAACCGCTTCGATGCCACCTTCGACGGCACGCTCGGCGGCTTGAAGAACCGCTTCGTCGCCGGCCTGGACTGGTACCGCACGAGCCTGCTGCACACCAACAATTCGCCCTACGGCGGCGTGAGCACGGTCGACCCGTTCTTCTTTGCGTCGGGCCATTTCACCAGCCCGGTGCCAACGCTTCCGGGACGCCGCTCCACACTGGAGACGGCCGCGCTCTTCGCGGAGGATGCGCTGGAACTCGCCCCCGGCTGGAAGCTCGTGGCGGGCCTGCGCAGCGATCGCATGCGGTTCGACAACAACGATCTGCGCACTGGCGCCCGTCTGTCGAAGACATACAGTCCGGTCACGGGCCGCATTGGTGCGGTCTGGACACCCAGCGATGCGGTTTCCTTCTATGGGCAGTACGGCACGGGAACCGACCCCTTGAGCGGTGCGCTGTCGCTTCCGAACGGTGGCAACGCCTTCGACCTGACCAAGGGCCGGCAGGTCGAGGTGGGCGCCAAGGGCAGCCTGCCGGCCATCAAGGGCGAATGGACGCTGGCCCTCTACCGCATCGAAAAGCGCAACCTGCTGTCCCGCGATGCCAGCGACCCCAGGATCACCCAACAGGTCGGGCGCCAATCGTCGACCGGCATCGAGCTGGCCATGGCGGCCGAGCCGATGCCCGGCTGGACCGTCGACGCCAATGCCGCGTTGCTGCGTGCGCGCTATGACGAGTTCAACGAAGTGGTCGCCGGCCGCGCCGTCTCGCGCGCAGGCAACATCCCGGTCGGCGTGCCCGAGCGCACGGCCAACCTGTGGACGGCCTATCGCTTCCTGCCCCAGTGGCAGCTGGGCATCGGGGCACGCTATGTCGGCGCGCGGCAGTCGAACGCGGCCAACACGGCGCGCCTGCCGGCCTACACGGTGTTCGATGTGTCGCTGGCCTACGAGTTTTCGCGCAGCCTCGATTTCAGTCTGGCCGTCAAGAACCTGACGGACCGCGACTATGCGGTCTCGGGCACCGGCAACGTGCGCTGGCTGCTGGGCGCGCCGCGCACGGTGCAGCTGACGGCGCGTGCGCGCTTCTGA